The DNA window gctgaagaggaaaagaagcagCATGAAGCCTACGTTGCCAAGGTTGCAGCTGAAAGCGCACCACGAAGGGCTACGATCAAGAACCGTCACAACGAGAATGACCGTGCCGATCGTCTCAAGAAACGTCAAAGGGAACAGCGAGACAAGGAGGATGATGATCGACGTGCCTTGCTTGCCGACCCTAAACGTCCTTTGACTGACAAGGAGCAACGTGGTCTTATCAAGGCCTATTTCCGATATGGTTCAATGGATGACCGCGGCGATGAGATTATCAAAGatgccaagctcaaggagaGAGACCAAGACTACGTTAAGTCGGTTCTCGACGAGTTCATTAAGGCAGCAAAGGGGGCCGTTGATGAAAACTTGGCCCAGAtggtggaagaagagaagagactaGGAAAGACGCTTACGAAGAAGGATCGAAAAGCAGTTCTGATCGACTTTGGCGATTTGAAGAAGGTGAATGCTGAGACAGCTATCGAACGTCCCAAGCAGCTTCAGCTCCTTCGACAGTCTATTCGCAGTCACAGCGACTGGCACTCGTTTCGCCTCCCTGATGCGACAAAGGCCGCCAATTACTCCTGTGCTTGGGGCGCTAAAGAGGATGCTATGCTCTTAATTGGCATTGACCGACACGGCTTTGGTGCCTGGCCGCAGATTCGCGATGATCCTGACCTGGACATGGCGGAGAAGCTCTTCCTCGAAGAACATCgtgttgagaagaaggaagaacgCAGCAAGGGCAATGATAAGATGAAGGCCCCTGGTGCAGTGCACCTTGTTCGTCGCTCGGAGTACCTGCTCTCCGTTCTACAGGCGAAGCACTCAAATGATCGAGGGGTACAACGCGCCGTGGAGAACCATCACCGCAACAATAAAAAGTCGCTTGCTAATGGCCACCGGGGAAGTGCTACGGCATCTCCTGCTCCCCACAACGGAAAGAAGCATCGCGATCGTGATAGGGAGCATCTTCACGGGGATCCTCACCGATCCCGTGGCCACGTCGACGACCGCGGCACTCCACGGCCCGACTATAAGCGGAAACACCTGTCGCATGAAGATAGTCGCAGCCCTAAGCATCGACGTATCGAAGAGCATCGTCGATCTAGCAAGCATGGCGATGACAGAGATAGGTCGGAGAAGCGCCGATACCGCGATGACGAGGACCGCCGTGATGACCGACGCGACGACCGACGGGGCGACAAGCATCGTCTTAGCCATAGCCATCGTGATGATCGTCGTGATGACCGTCGGGATGACCGTCGAGACGACCGACGTGATGACCGTCGAGACGACCGACGTGATGACCGTCGAGATGACCGTCGAGATGACCGACGTGATGACCGTCGAGATGACCGTCGACATGACCGACATCGTGAAGATCGTGATAGGGAACGCGAGCGCGAACGGGCCCAAGACTCGCACCCTCAGGATGAGCGCCGAGCCAATGCTCTTAGACGGCTGGATGAGCTTCGCCGAATTGGTGACAACAAGGATCAACGAGCACAAGACAACGATGCTATGATCTGGTTCTTATTGAAACCAGTCCGTGAAAACTTTGAGAGAATTCTCTCTACTACTAAGGACAACgtcaagtcaagcaaggAACGGGCGAACATATTTAAGGTCGAGTTGGTCGTTATCGGCACGTTTCTCGATGAAAAATTGGCGGCCACCGCTGCTGACGAGGGTCTCAAGAGCAATTTTTGGTAAGTCTTGCGCTTCGATATCGAGTCTTGAATTAGATCTCACTGACCTTTTCTACAGGGACTTTTTGGCAGCCTTATGGCCCGTGGATGATACAAGCAAGAGTGTCACTGGAAAACGACTGAGCAACATGTATCGCACTCTGCACTCCCGAGACAAGGAACCTGGTTCGACCAAAACCAATGGTGCATAATTACACCGAGACCGCGCAACAGGCGATTCTCGACGACAAACATCAACTTGTCACGTACAAATATACCTGAATtttgttttttctttcaTGACGACTTTAGCATCACTTGTTTTACTTTCCGCATAGGACCGGCGTTTGGTTGCACATATTTCAAAGAGCAGGGCTAGTACGATGTTGCCCTTTGCTAGGTGCGGAGTGGTTCAGATCATACCCGGATTGCATGGTATAGGGCTTGTCATAGGCGGAGTTGTGTCACCTCGACTTGGCTATTGCCAATATTACACGCTGGAGGACATGTCTTGATACATTTGAGCAGGGTGAGCGTTGCGTCTTTATCGAAGCGGAATTATTACGAAGGACTCGATTCGACTCGGTGCTGGTTAGTTGGTCGATGACAACTGGACAGATACCAAATGCAACACTTCGGAGACCCTGATTGTTGTTAGATGAATACTTTCTTATGGATGGTCTGTgaatgaaaaaaaaaaagacgaGCAAAGATTGCCAAGCAAGGACTTTGCTTAGGCTGATAGAAgctaaattataaagataaataattAACGATCGATGTCCATTGTTCTACTGTGATGTGCTTGCCTGTGTTCTATGTATCGACTTGGACTAATCGAATGCTTAGTGTGAGAAGTCTTCTATACAGAAGTCAAGGATAAAGTCTCAGCAACATTGTAGACTTTGTCACGTTTGATCATATAAAATAATGCCAGTATTCCAAAATGCCGCATCGTAAAATGTAGTTAGTAGGCCGCGAAGGATATTGGGCGTCTGTAATGGCTCGCATAGGATTAACTTGGTCACTTTCCAACATCTTAGATTTAGTTAGGCTTATATTTATCCTTGACCAAACAGAGACCTCGAGTATCTGCAACCCATAGATACCCCCTCAAGCGGTTGTCCAGGCCCAATCTACCAGTCCCATGCGTGCTTTTGATgcttacctaggtaggtaggtaggtacggtaggtaTGGCCACAGCCTGTGGACCCATCTGTAGGACCACCGCCTCGGCCATCCACCTAACCTACCTCAATGACAAAAAGCATTCAACAACGACTAGATACAGTCAAACATAGGAATGTAAGCACAGGCCACAATATTTAGACAAACCATCTCATTGACATCATTAATAGTTTCCCATACAATGGTTTCTTACACTCGTGAACGTCAAATCGCAGAGCTCGCTGTCTTACGTGCCTCAATTCTTACTAAGAGGGTGCAGTCAACCATCAGCGGGATCTCAAAAGCCGATGACTCGCCAGTCACTGCTGCTGATTTTGCCGCTCAGGCTATTCTTATCAGTGCTCTTCGCAAGGCCTTTCCTGGCGATGCCTTTGTTGGAGAAGAGGACTCCAGCGCTCTGAGAGAAGATGACACCTTGAAGCAGCGTGTTTGGGAACTGGCTTCCACCGCCCATCTGGAGAACCCGGACGATGAAGCATTGCTTGCCAGCCCCGAGAACGTTGAAGAGCTTCTTGAGGTGATTGACCTCGGAGGTCGTGGCCAGGGTGGCAAGAAGGGGCGCTTCTGGGTTATGGATCCCATCGACGGAACCGCTACGTTCCTCAAGGGTGAACAGTATGCTGTGTCCCTGGCGCTGGTAGAGGATGGTCAAGAACTTGTCGGTGTTCTGGGTTGTGCGAACCTAAAACCAGTCGATGGAAGAGTTTCAGAGTCAACTGTTGACAAGGACGGGTTGGGTCTCATGCTCACCGCGGTTCGCGGACAAGGTGCAACGATCCGTAAGATGGAGTTTAACGGTCTCCAGCCTGCTCAGCCTCTCGACAGCATCGCCAAAGCTTCCAGCCTCGCTGATTCCCAGATCATCAACTACTCCAGCGGCTCTACCTCTCGCCACGACCTCATTACCAAGCTTGCTAACTCCTTCGGTGCCAAGTTTCCCAACATTGAGCTGTACTCCTCTCACATCCGTTACGCAGCGCTTCTGGTTGGCGGTGGCGATTTTCAGCTTCGTGTACCTTCGTCTGGCAGTGTACGCATGTATATCTGGGACCATGCTGGTGCCCAGCTTATCCTGACTGAGGCCGGCGGTAAAGTGACAGATCTCGATGGCAAGGAAATGGACTTTGGAGCTGGACGGGACTTGAACCAAAACAACGGCCTGCTCGCAGCGAGAGAAGGGATCCATAGTGCAGTTTTGGAGGGCATGGGAAAGCTTCTGGCTGAAGACGCTTCGCGTTAAGTATATGctaaataaagactatacACGAAGCTAAAACCCAACAAATTGTTAACCGGCGTTTGTGTTTATATCCAATCGACGTGTCCCAGACCGTATCTTACATCAAGCTGCTCCGTCCTCCAATCTCCATACTTCCCTGTCCATCCTTCATTTGTCCACTTCTACCAACGACAAACTCAGTGTAAATTCTCTGCAATCTCCTCCTCTCCTCGGAGCTGATACTAGCCCTTGTGTTGTCCAGCGCTTTGAGGAGATGATTCAACTCAATGACTACTTCCCTCTGCTCACTAGCTTGCGCTTTGGCATCGGTGTTACCTGCAGGAACGCCATGGACTTGCTTTGACTTCTTGCGAGCTATCTTAATCTCCTCAAGTTTTGCAAGGATCGACGCGTTCTCAACAACGGCAGCCGACCTGCTCTTTGGCGTGGCTTCGATGACTGGCTTGACTTTGTCCCCATAGCGGAACTGGACGAAGCTTGGTGTGGAGTTCGACTTGGCGTTGGTACCGTTGGACCGTTTTGAGGTGACTGCAGGCCCGTCTACGTCCAAGACGTCATGAATAGCCTCCAACTGAGCATTGGACACGAGGGCTTGAAGATCAGCACCCGAAAAGCCTTCGGTTTGGCGGGCGATGTCTGTAAGGGGTCCATCAGACTCGATCAATTCATCCGAAAGTCTCACTTTCTGGAACAATGCCTTGATAATATCAACTCGATCTTCTAGGGCAGGCATGTCGCAGAGGAGAGACTTGTCTAGACGGCCAGGACGAAGCAGAGCAGGATCTATCAGATCAGGCCTAGATGTAGCTGCTAGCACATAGACACCTGATAGACCTTCGGCACCATCCATTTGCGTTAGAAGTTGGTTGACAACACGATCCGTGACACCAGTAGAATCATGTCCTCTCTTGGGCGCGATGGAGTCGAACTCGTCGAAAAAGAGCACACATGGCTTTGCAGCTGAAGCTCTGTCGAACAAGTCTCGGACGCTTTTTTCAGAGGCACCAATGTACTTGTTCAGGATCTCAGGACCCTTGACACTAATGAAGTTAAGGCCACACTCGCCAGCAACAGCGCTGGCGAGAAGAGTCTTGCCACAACCGGGGTACCCAtacagaagaagacctgACCGAAGACGCAGAGGGCATTGGGCAAAGATTGGCGCGTACTTTGTGGGATATTGTAGTGTCTCCAGAAGTACTTGTCGCGTCTCTTGCAGACCTCCGATAGATTTGAAGCTCGTGGATGAACTCTGCAATGTCACGTTTCTCAGTGAGGCTGGAGTAAAGCCCTTGAGGGCCTTTTCAAAGTCAGCACGAGCTAAATGAATAGCACCTGTTGAGTCTGGGGACTCGGCAATGGCTCGGATGATGGCTTCGTTCCTCGCACGAGATACCAGCACACTAATATCCCCTGGCATGTAGCCGTCCGTAGAACCTGAGATGTCAAGGAAATCGAGATCTGGGTCCAAAATAAAACCACTTGTCTTTGCTTTGTGATCCTCCTTGCTCGTGTGGCTGGTGCCATCCATCCACGCACCACTGTCTCCTCCCGTCGTGCTACTATCGGCGGTCTGTGGTCGGCTGCCATCACTGAACTGTGTTTGGGCTTCATCAGCAGTCACAGCATCCAGCATAACAATGGACTCCATGACTTGGCGTCTTGCTTCTTTATCGGGTGCTTTAAGCTCCACGATCTCGCGCACAACATGGCCACTGACCACAACACCATTAATAGATTCCTTGGCTTCAGCTGTTGCCAAAAGCACAACACCACTATCTCGAGTGCAGTACTGTCTTACAATGGAGCACAAGATCTCACCAACTTGCCTGCTTCTACCATTATCATTTCCAACCTGCAGTTCTGTCTCGACAGGGCAAAGCTTATCGAGGTCGTCAAGGATAACAACGGCCTTTCCGTTCAATCGCGCGCCCCAGCTGGCAGAGGCAAATAACCGATTCAGCGTTTCTTTTATTGTTGAGATTCTCGTTTCGTCGTTGACAAGTTTCCGACAGGGGTAATAGAGCGTATTGAACAATGACTCTTGTCGAAGCTTTTGAGCCAGGTGTTTGGCAATTGAGGACTTTCCTGATCCCATGCCTCCTGTAAGAAGAACGGATGATAGATGTATAAGATTAGACTGTAAGTTGTTCAACAAGGAGTCGATTCCAACAAGAAGCGAATCGTGTGTTGGCTGCCGCTCAAACCCATCTGGTTCAGACATCCAGGATGGCCGAGTAGTAGGTGGCTGAACGTCAATGGGTAACTTGGGATCAATCCCTAGCAGCCAATTTGTTGCCTCCTTACTTTCCTGAAAGTCTGCATTGTATGTAAACTTCACAATACCACCCTCCCACCCCTGAGGGGCCTCAAGACCGTCGTATATGTTCAGAACAGATCCATCTGTCAAAGGTCCTTGAAGGAGCCCATCTGTACCCCTAAAACCATCGTAGATCTGACGGAATCGCTTTGcggcttcttctttctcagccTTGGACTCTCCGCCAAAACGAAGACCTTCGATTGTTTTGGCACTTGTCGCGAAAGGGAAAATCTTGATACTTTGCACCGTACCCTTTGATAGCTGCTGTTGTGCAGCTTGGAGCTTCACGATACCGCCGACCATACCAGTGCAGCCGAGAGTGGCGCAAAGAGGGGATGAGAGAGCTACTGCCTGGCTGTTGGGAGGGTCGACCCATGACCGGAGGTGAGCAATTACTTTCGTGGCCGCAGCCATACCGGCGGGAACACCCCCTTCTTCTGGTTGGGGTTGTTGCAATCCAGCTGGTCTAATAACATCGACCGTAACGTAGTTGACTCCTTTCAAAGCTTCACCAGACAGAAGATCATGATCAACCCACACACTGAAGTCTTGCGGCAGGGGTCCTTCGTCAAACCATTCTTCGCACGAAGCTCGATCGAGGCCGCGCAAGAAGATGGCAGACCGTCGCTCTTCCTTTGCGCTTCGCCTCCGCACTGTACTGGTGGCGCTTCTCTTAGACTTTGAAGTACTGGCCACACTTCTATGATCGCCTGAGTTGAGCGAGCTCTTCTGCCTCGTTTTCGGCGCGACAATTACCTCGGCGTCGGGTGAGATCTTGGCGAATGGTATGTCTGCGGGAGGCGCAGGGTCCAGTGAGATGACCTTGATCTTCGCCGTCGACGTCGGGGACAAGTGCAGCGTCAATGCGTGGGGCGCAACAGGGTTGTCGCCGAGTTTGTATGAGGGGTTCGGAAGCGCGCGGATCTGGGACAAAAGGTTAAGTTCGAGGAACGTCGCGTGTAGCTCGATAATCTCCCAGTCTTCTGGCGTCAGAGGTTCGATATTGATCGTATGCGCCATGGGAGGATCGAGATAGATGGTGGCCATGATCTTCTGCCCTTCCGACAGTCCCAATGTCTTTGCTAGTGTGGCATCGAGTTCGACAAGCTGAATCTCTTGATCGCGGGATGATCTTGAGCCATTGAGTCCATCGCGTGTAGCGGGAGGGGCTGTTCTTCTCTTGCTTGGCATTCCTGTCCATCCTACAAATATGGAGCGCTGTTGAGAGCCGGATCCGGTCAAAGAGGCATCTCGGTAACTGAGTTCGACGATGACATTTTGCGCAGGCTACCACACATTAGCTAATTGCGATGAGAGTGAAAGAAGGAAGTCAGTTGCTTACAGTGTTGACGTTAACAAGTAATGAGACGAGTGACGATGGAAGGTTGACCAAACAACTCTTGAGGTGACTTAGGGAGATCTCGGCAGAGACGGATTGCGCGTTTCTTCTGGGAGGCATGATGCGCCGACTTTGTGGAAGGTTAATCGACTCTCGAATCGAAGTGAGTCCCTAGTCTcataaaagaagagaaaTTAATGTTTGTATAAGAACGAGTACCGAAACAATTCCGACATCAACTCCGTTTCTCGTCCCGCAGCCGAGGTATCTACACGTGCTCGGGATCCTCGCCGTATCTACCTACGGAGGGAGCACCCTTACCTGTCTTCCCCAGCTTTCTTAGCTGAGCTACAATGTCTGTGCTTTGCGATACCGCTGTGGCTGGTATTAATTTGTCCTGCATGTGGCTGTGCTCAGTTGAAACGCGTGACGACGCGTTTGACTTTCGCGTAGGTAGCTCGGGGTTCCAGAGAAATTGACCGCTGGAAGTATAAGGGACGAAAgtagtaggccactttacaCTCTTTAGACTATGGCTCTTGGACTAGAGGTCGTTTTTTCTGCCACCCATTATGTACTGTAGTAGAGCCTGCAGGGTGGGTGATCTAGTGCCatggagatggaggcatGGTGCCAAAATCTCGAGCCCCAGATGTGCCAAATCTAAATGTGTAACTTGCAGCAAATGAAGCCGCAAGCTCGGAAATTCAACGATAACCAGATGTGCCAAATGTAGGCACCGTGCCAAAGGGTGCTAGTAACACCATGCCTAGCAGGTTCTATAGAGGTGCCAGAGGGATACCAACCAATCAAACCTACTAACAAAAGAAGCTATAGCGTATGCCTACCTTCCATAACACCAAAAATCAAGGTCACTTACAATATCTCTATCTCAATCTCTTCAATTAATcgatttatttaattaaatcaGTCACAGGAATAATTAAATACGCAAAGTTTTgagaatatattaattactaacCGCTGGGCcatttaactattatattaccTCTCAGATAATTAAGCTGCAATTATCTTCAATTATATAGAAAGCACAGCTGACCTAGGTAATTGCCAACAGGTTACCTCTGGCACCCTGCCTATACCATATTGGCACCGCAACAGTACCCCACTAAACTCTACTACGGTAGGTAACCATTGCAACCGCCGTTGCCCCCCTGCGAATGACACGCCCACTCAATTTGTGCATTACCTACGGTCCATCCATCGATCGCAACTACATTGAACGAACCCAAATAAACAACAATCTTGACTAGAGCGCCCTCACATCCCTCTACAATGGCGCTGCGCGAATTCAAGGCACCTGTCAGCTATGAGAAGCAACAAAGTCGGTACATTATTTATTTACAGTCACAAGCGCTAACATAATATAAAGGTGCCTTTCAGGAGTTCTTGACAGGATTCAAGACATCACCCGAGCAAACAATCGCAACCGCTCTAGGAAATATCACCATCGGAGAAGATGATCTCGACGACGAGTATGACTTTATGGATGAGGATGGACAGGACGTCGCAAATCAACGTCAGCAAGCCAAGGAGCGCCGAGCTCCCCAGTACAAGTACAAGAACATGCTACAACAACTTTCCGATCGCACAATCGACGAGGCGACAATCGACCTCGATGACCTCTCAACAGTATGGATGACCCTCGTTTTCCATTTCTATAGCGGCTGACAGTTCATAGTGGGAAAGCCAATCGTTCGAGGGTGATGAGAGTCTGAGGCTTGTGGACTCTATTGAGATGAACACAAAGCACTACGTCGAAATCTTTTCGAGAGCAGTGGACCAAGTGTTGCCTCCAGCAAGTGCAGATACAACGTGAGTACCCAACAGTATATCTACAAGGCATCTCATTAATCAGTAAGCAGTTTCAAGGATGATGTTCTCGACGTGTTGATGGCTCGGCGACAAGCCCGTAACCGAGAGCTCGATGAGGCTGCTGAACGTGACCCAACTGCTGCAGCCGACAAATTCCCTGCAGAACTCACCCGCAGATACACTCTGGTCTTCAAGCCTCGATCCGGGACCTCTAGCCAGCCTTCAAAGGCATTGGCAGTTCGACAAGTGCGCGGTGACCACTTGGGTCATCTCATCACCGTTCGTGCGATTGCTACTCGGGTTTCTGATGTCAAACCCATCGTGCAAGTCAGTGCATACACTTGCGATAGATGTGGCTGTGAAATCTTCCAGCCTATCACTGATAAGCAATATGGTCCCCTGACCATGTGCCCTTCAGAAGACTGCAAGCAAAACCAGGCCAAGGGTCAACTCAACCCCTCTTCAAGAGCATCCAAGTTCTTGCCTTTCCAGGAAGTCAAGGTCCAGGAAATGGCCGAGCAGGTTCCTATCGGTCAGATTCCTCGCAGTCTTACAGTTTTTTGCCACGGAACCCTTGTCAGACAAATCAACCctggtgatgttgttgacattTCAGGCATTTTCCTCCCCACTCCTTACACTGGATTCAAGGCCATGAAGGCCGGCCTACTCACCGACACTTATCTAGAGGCACACCACGTCCTTCAGCACAAGAAGGCTTACAGCGAAATGATTGTCGATCCCACGTTGGTCCGTCGTATCGAGAAGTATCGCCAGACCGGTCAGGTTTACGAGCTTCTCGCCAAGTCGATTGCCCCCGAGATCTTTGGACATCTTGATGTTAAGAAAGCTCTTCTGCTACTTCTTATCGGTGGTGTGACAAAGGAGATGGGAGACGGTATGAAAATTCGCGGTGACATCAACATCTGCCTGATGGGTGACCCTGGTGTGGCCAAGTCTCAGCTTCTCAAGTATATCTCAAAGGTTGCCCCTCGTGGCGTCTACACATCTGGCCGTGGAAGCAGTGGCGTCGGTCTCACGGCTGCCGTGATGCGAGATCCTGTCACCGATGAAATGGTTCTTGAAGGCGGTGCCCTTGTTCTCGCTGACAACGGAATCTGCTGTATCGATGAATTTGACAAGATGGATGAGACTGACCGTACTGCTATCCACGAAGTAATGGAACAGCAAACTATTTCCATCTCGAAGGCCGGCATTTCCACCACCTTGAATGCCCGTACCTCCATTCTTGCTGCCGCTAACCCTGTCTACGGACGTTACAACCCTCGTATCTCTCCAGTTGAGAATATCAACCTACCTGCCGCACTCTTGTCTCGTTTCGACATCCTTTTCTTGCTTCTTGATACCCCTACGCGCGAGACAGACGAGCAGCTTGCTAAGCACGTGACTTTTGTGCACATGAACAGTCGACACCCCGACATCGGCACTGACAACGTAGTTTTCAGTCCTCACGAGGTGCGGTCTTACATTGCTCAGGCCAGAACCTATCGACCTGTTGTTCCTGCGAACGTGTCAGAGTATATGATCAAGACATACGTACGCATGCGAGATCAGCAGCAGCGTGCCGAGAAGAAGGGCAAGCAGTTCACTCATACCACACCTCGTACCCTTCTGGGTGTTGTCCGTTTGGCTCAAGCCTTGGCACGCCTGCGATTCAGTAATGAGGTTGTCCAAGATGATGTTGACGAGGCCCTTCGACTAGTTGAGGCTAGCAAAGAAAGTCTCAACAACGAACTCGATGCTGGTCGTCGCAGCTTGAGACCCACAGACAGGATCTACAACTTGGTCAAGAATTTGGCTGAAACTGGTCAATGCCGCCCCGAAGACGCTAcggacgatgatgaagacctTGGTATCGAGCTAAGCATGAGTAAGGTCAGGGACCGGGTTTTAGCCCGATTCACTCTTGACCAGTGGCATGACGCTCTTCATGAATACACCTCAGAGCTAAATGTGAGTTTCCTAACTGATGCCTcaggttatatatatactaacGAGTTCTTTCCTCGCAGGTTTGGCAAACTACTGGCAACGGTGCCAGACTGGTATTTGTAGTCGTTGGCGAGAACCAGGATAACGACGAGGGCTTTTGATTATCCCCTTAGATGATGTGCAGTTTCGGCGTTTTGGCATCAAGTTAGTTACGAGCTACAAACCTTTAATTAGTGCAATGGACGAGCTGGagtcctaagtcttaggatataaaataaatagcctaagaagtctagtctaagtagcataaactgacctgcTAATTTCGTTTCTTATgtttccagcggccaattttccGTCACTCCAAGGGAAAAAAACACGTAGAGGAAACTGGCTGTGTAGGGTTCTTTCTACTCAGACACCGATGTTGTACATTTATAGTATAGATTTTACAGTCTCATTTGCATCAACGACGCACGCTCCATCTCGCCAACATTACCATGGCCTCCCACTGTCCACTTCTCGGAGACTGTCCGTGAGTTCAGCACATGGCGGAAGAGTCCGCTCGCACCCCAATACTCCATCAAAGAGCGGGCCTCATCCTTGCTTACACCCTCAAGGCGAAGAACCCAGCTGTTTTTAAGGGCGTCGTACACTCGCTCATCATACTTGCGCTCATAAGGATTAGGCTTGGGAACCTCACGGCCAGCTTGGCCAGCCTCAAGCTGAGAGAGAACAAGCTCTTGTGAAGGGTGGTGGTGACTGTTGTTCTCGGAGGTGGCGGCGACGACGGCACCGCCGTTGGGCAGAGAAGCCTTGCCAGACAAAGCATCGATGAAAAGACGCACCAGCGTCAGCTCATGAGCATGAACCTGGTTGAAGGCAGTGTCTCGGTAGTCGCTGATCTTGTTGATGTGAGCAAGACCGTCGAGGGCAAAGAGCACAGGGGGTCGGCCAGGCAGAGTGAGTTCTGTCCAGAGGGCCAGGAGGGTTGGCCAGGCATATTCAGCTTCCTTTGCGCTGAGGGCCAGATCGGCCAGGGTGGCGCCCTTCTTCAGGTTGGTAAACTTGGACCAGTCCTGTTCAATGTTGAGCTTCTCAAGGACGACACGGTTGGCCCTGTAAAGGCTCTGGATCATCTTGAGGCAGTAAATGGGCTGGGAGAATTGTGGTGGCTCAGTATCGGGAATGGGAGAGTATTCGGTGTTACCGTTGGTCAAATCTTGGCCTGTTTGGGTGTTAGAATTGCTTTCTCAATGAATGGCAGAAGGATCTGTACCTTCGGGAATATGGAATACCACCCAGTTGTTAAGAAGAGCATAAGACATAGCCTGGAGCATAGTCATGCTTTTCCCGGACAACTTGCTTCCTGTCAACACACACTTGAGagctttcttctccttggccgATAGTTCGAGCTTCTTCATCAGCTCCACCGTCTCCTTGCGCAGTAGAACGTGGGGTTTGCGGAACAAGTTCCAAGTCTGTGTCGTCTTAAAAGCCTCGAGGGCACGCAAATGATCCACCACCTGATCAGGCAAAGCAAAGACCTTTCCAGCACTCGATTCCTCGGTCATGTTGGTAGCATTCAAAGTTTCGAGGCCTTGAACAGGCAGGGCActgttgttgctgagctGAATGCGCTTTCGGAAGGCCTTGCGCTCGCCGGGCTGAGGCTTTCGGACAGGCGTCACATTGGCACGCTTCTTGTACGACTTCTTAACCTTCTGGGGAAGATCTCTTCGGCTCTTGA is part of the Fusarium poae strain DAOMC 252244 chromosome 4, whole genome shotgun sequence genome and encodes:
- a CDS encoding hypothetical protein (BUSCO:1824at5125) translates to MPPRRNAQSVSAEISLSHLKSCLVNLPSSLVSLLVNVNTPAQNVIVELSYRDASLTGSGSQQRSIFVGWTGMPSKRRTAPPATRDGLNGSRSSRDQEIQLVELDATLAKTLGLSEGQKIMATIYLDPPMAHTINIEPLTPEDWEIIELHATFLELNLLSQIRALPNPSYKLGDNPVAPHALTLHLSPTSTAKIKVISLDPAPPADIPFAKISPDAEVIVAPKTRQKSSLNSGDHRSVASTSKSKRSATSTVRRRSAKEERRSAIFLRGLDRASCEEWFDEGPLPQDFSVWVDHDLLSGEALKGVNYVTVDVIRPAGLQQPQPEEGGVPAGMAAATKVIAHLRSWVDPPNSQAVALSSPLCATLGCTGMVGGIVKLQAAQQQLSKGTVQSIKIFPFATSAKTIEGLRFGGESKAEKEEAAKRFRQIYDGFRGTDGLLQGPLTDGSVLNIYDGLEAPQGWEGGIVKFTYNADFQESKEATNWLLGIDPKLPIDVQPPTTRPSWMSEPDGFERQPTHDSLLVGIDSLLNNLQSNLIHLSSVLLTGGMGSGKSSIAKHLAQKLRQESLFNTLYYPCRKLVNDETRISTIKETLNRLFASASWGARLNGKAVVILDDLDKLCPVETELQVGNDNGRSRQVGEILCSIVRQYCTRDSGVVLLATAEAKESINGVVVSGHVVREIVELKAPDKEARRQVMESIVMLDAVTADEAQTQFSDGSRPQTADSSTTGGDSGAWMDGTSHTSKEDHKAKTSGFILDPDLDFLDISGSTDGYMPGDISVLVSRARNEAIIRAIAESPDSTGAIHLARADFEKALKGFTPASLRNVTLQSSSTSFKSIGGLQETRQVLLETLQYPTKYAPIFAQCPLRLRSGLLLYGYPGCGKTLLASAVAGECGLNFISVKGPEILNKYIGASEKSVRDLFDRASAAKPCVLFFDEFDSIAPKRGHDSTGVTDRVVNQLLTQMDGAEGLSGVYVLAATSRPDLIDPALLRPGRLDKSLLCDMPALEDRVDIIKALFQKVRLSDELIESDGPLTDIARQTEGFSGADLQALVSNAQLEAIHDVLDVDGPAVTSKRSNGTNAKSNSTPSFVQFRYGDKVKPVIEATPKSRSAAVVENASILAKLEEIKIARKKSKQVHGVPAGNTDAKAQASEQREVVIELNHLLKALDNTRASISSEERRRLQRIYTEFVVGRSGQMKDGQGSMEIGGRSSLM
- a CDS encoding DNA replication licensing factor MCM7 (BUSCO:5942at5125) produces the protein MALREFKAPVSYEKQQSAFQEFLTGFKTSPEQTIATALGNITIGEDDLDDEYDFMDEDGQDVANQRQQAKERRAPQYKYKNMLQQLSDRTIDEATIDLDDLSTWESQSFEGDESLRLVDSIEMNTKHYVEIFSRAVDQVLPPASADTTFKDDVLDVLMARRQARNRELDEAAERDPTAAADKFPAELTRRYTLVFKPRSGTSSQPSKALAVRQVRGDHLGHLITVRAIATRVSDVKPIVQVSAYTCDRCGCEIFQPITDKQYGPLTMCPSEDCKQNQAKGQLNPSSRASKFLPFQEVKVQEMAEQVPIGQIPRSLTVFCHGTLVRQINPGDVVDISGIFLPTPYTGFKAMKAGLLTDTYLEAHHVLQHKKAYSEMIVDPTLVRRIEKYRQTGQVYELLAKSIAPEIFGHLDVKKALLLLLIGGVTKEMGDGMKIRGDINICLMGDPGVAKSQLLKYISKVAPRGVYTSGRGSSGVGLTAAVMRDPVTDEMVLEGGALVLADNGICCIDEFDKMDETDRTAIHEVMEQQTISISKAGISTTLNARTSILAAANPVYGRYNPRISPVENINLPAALLSRFDILFLLLDTPTRETDEQLAKHVTFVHMNSRHPDIGTDNVVFSPHEVRSYIAQARTYRPVVPANVSEYMIKTYVRMRDQQQRAEKKGKQFTHTTPRTLLGVVRLAQALARLRFSNEVVQDDVDEALRLVEASKESLNNELDAGRRSLRPTDRIYNLVKNLAETGQCRPEDATDDDEDLGIELSMSKVRDRVLARFTLDQWHDALHEYTSELNVWQTTGNGARLVFVVVGENQDNDEGF
- a CDS encoding hypothetical protein (BUSCO:28257at5125); protein product: MASANTLRCLMRPTITRAPRIQPVLLAPFSTTSSVLAVSAPPPIKSRRDLPQKVKKSYKKRANVTPVRKPQPGERKAFRKRIQLSNNSALPVQGLETLNATNMTEESSAGKVFALPDQVVDHLRALEAFKTTQTWNLFRKPHVLLRKETVELMKKLELSAKEKKALKCVLTGSKLSGKSMTMLQAMSYALLNNWVVFHIPEGQDLTNGNTEYSPIPDTEPPQFSQPIYCLKMIQSLYRANRVVLEKLNIEQDWSKFTNLKKGATLADLALSAKEAEYAWPTLLALWTELTLPGRPPVLFALDGLAHINKISDYRDTAFNQVHAHELTLVRLFIDALSGKASLPNGGAVVAATSENNSHHHPSQELVLSQLEAGQAGREVPKPNPYERKYDERVYDALKNSWVLRLEGVSKDEARSLMEYWGASGLFRHVLNSRTVSEKWTVGGHGNVGEMERASLMQMRL